One Qipengyuania gaetbuli genomic region harbors:
- a CDS encoding response regulator transcription factor gives MRILIVEDEPTLGLQLKTTLEQNGYAVDLSTDGEDGHFLGSTEDYDAVILDLGLPEIDGLTVLGMWRKEGRKFPVLVLTARDSWSDKVAGLDAGADDYLAKPFQTEELIARLRALIRRASGNTSSELTAGQVRLDTRSGRVTLAGEPVKLTAQEYKLLSYLMHHKGKVVSRTELIEHIYDQDFDRDSNTIEVFVTRIRKKLGAEVITTIRGLGYSLDDPADAPRA, from the coding sequence ATGCGGATCCTGATTGTCGAGGACGAGCCCACGCTCGGCCTCCAGCTCAAAACCACTCTCGAACAGAACGGCTATGCGGTCGATCTTTCGACCGATGGCGAGGACGGCCATTTCCTCGGTTCGACCGAGGATTACGATGCCGTCATTCTCGATCTCGGCCTGCCCGAAATCGACGGGCTGACCGTGCTCGGCATGTGGCGCAAGGAAGGCCGCAAGTTCCCCGTCCTGGTCCTGACCGCGCGTGACAGCTGGTCGGACAAGGTCGCAGGCCTCGATGCCGGCGCCGACGATTACCTCGCCAAGCCCTTCCAGACCGAAGAACTGATCGCCCGCCTGCGCGCGCTGATCCGCCGTGCTTCGGGCAATACCTCCAGCGAACTGACTGCAGGCCAGGTGCGTCTCGACACGCGTTCGGGCCGCGTCACGCTGGCAGGCGAGCCGGTCAAGCTGACCGCGCAGGAATACAAGCTGCTGAGTTACCTCATGCACCACAAGGGTAAGGTGGTCAGCCGCACCGAGCTGATCGAACATATCTACGATCAGGATTTCGACCGCGATTCCAACACGATCGAGGTCTTCGTTACGCGCATCCGCAAGAAGCTGGGCGCGGAAGTGATCACGACCATCCGTGGACTTGGGTACAGCCTCGACGACCCCGCAGACGCACCCCGGGCCTGA
- a CDS encoding uracil-DNA glycosylase family protein has translation MSARQLAEEIAACRLCERHLPHGVRPVASFSPTARLLIIGQAPGSKVHESGIPWDDASGDRLREWTGLTREQMYDPVQVALVPMGFCYPGKANGGDKPPRPECAPQWHDRVLDVLREERLTLLVGTYAQARYLPESRKLSLVERVRRFRDYLPEYLPLPHPSWRSTLFMRANPWFETEVLPELRNRIARLL, from the coding sequence TTGAGCGCAAGGCAGCTGGCCGAAGAGATTGCCGCCTGCCGGCTGTGCGAACGGCACCTGCCGCACGGTGTCCGGCCGGTGGCGAGTTTCTCCCCGACGGCAAGGCTTCTGATCATCGGGCAGGCCCCCGGATCGAAGGTCCATGAAAGCGGCATCCCGTGGGACGATGCGAGCGGCGACCGCCTTCGCGAATGGACCGGCCTGACGAGGGAGCAAATGTACGATCCGGTGCAGGTCGCACTCGTGCCGATGGGCTTCTGCTATCCGGGCAAGGCAAACGGCGGGGACAAGCCCCCGCGCCCCGAATGTGCGCCGCAATGGCATGACCGCGTACTGGACGTGCTTCGGGAAGAGAGGCTTACCCTGCTGGTCGGCACTTACGCGCAGGCGCGTTACCTGCCCGAATCGCGCAAGCTTTCCCTCGTGGAGCGCGTGCGGCGTTTCCGGGACTATCTTCCCGAGTATCTCCCCCTGCCCCATCCCTCGTGGCGCAGCACCTTGTTCATGCGCGCCAATCCGTGGTTCGAGACAGAGGTATTGCCGGAGCTGCGCAATAGGATCGCGCGCCTGCTCTAG
- a CDS encoding ABC-F family ATP-binding cassette domain-containing protein: protein MAQPPILSLEGMALQQGGKWLFGGPDHEPLDLHIGPRDRLALIGRNGVGKTTLFRMIDGRIETDAGTRKVKPHAKIVLLEQDPDLSGYKTLLDWALAGEHAPQEHEVEAIAGQLGIDMSRETNGASGGEKRRAAIARALAQDPDLLLMDEPTNHLDLGAIDWLEGWLERYRGAFVVISHDRTFLKRLTRATIWLDRGILRRKEVGFGGYEAWEEQVYAEEARAAEKLDAKLKIEAHWLERGVTARRKRNQGRLEKLWQMRAQRASMIASAGTAKLKLATEEDFKSKSVIVAENITKSYGDRTIIKPFSLRIQRGDRIGIVGANGAGKTTLLKMLTGEMQPDSGTVDIAKTLTGVMIDQQRQLLGEDKTVRQVLAEGGDWIDVRGSRKHVQGYLKEFLFDPKIVDMKVAVLSGGERSRLLLAREFAKASNLLVLDEPTNDLDLETLDLLQEVIADYEGTVLIVSHDRDFLDRTVTITLGLDGTGKVDVVAGGYEDWEAKRRQPVSGKAKKEDKAPAPAPAPPPSKPTKLSYKDQRDFELLPARIEELEAAIAKGETILSDPGLYTSDPQKFATISKGIENARAEKDAAEERWLMLAEMVEAL, encoded by the coding sequence ATGGCACAGCCCCCCATCCTAAGCCTCGAAGGCATGGCCCTGCAGCAGGGCGGAAAATGGTTGTTCGGCGGTCCCGACCACGAGCCGCTCGACCTGCATATCGGCCCGCGCGACCGGCTCGCGCTGATCGGCCGCAATGGCGTTGGCAAGACCACGCTTTTCCGCATGATTGACGGGCGCATCGAAACCGATGCAGGCACACGCAAGGTCAAGCCGCACGCCAAGATCGTGCTGCTCGAACAGGATCCGGACCTGTCGGGTTACAAGACCCTGCTCGACTGGGCGCTCGCCGGCGAGCACGCGCCGCAGGAGCACGAGGTCGAAGCCATCGCCGGCCAGCTCGGCATCGACATGAGCCGCGAGACCAATGGCGCCAGCGGGGGTGAAAAGCGCCGCGCGGCCATTGCCCGCGCGCTGGCGCAGGACCCCGACCTGCTGCTGATGGACGAGCCGACCAACCACCTCGACCTCGGCGCGATCGACTGGCTGGAGGGCTGGCTCGAACGCTATCGCGGCGCTTTCGTGGTCATCAGCCACGACCGCACCTTCCTGAAGCGCCTGACCCGCGCGACCATCTGGCTCGACCGCGGCATCCTGCGGCGCAAGGAAGTCGGTTTCGGCGGCTACGAGGCGTGGGAAGAACAGGTCTATGCCGAAGAAGCGCGCGCGGCGGAAAAGCTCGACGCCAAGCTGAAGATCGAGGCCCACTGGCTCGAACGCGGCGTGACCGCGCGGCGCAAGCGCAACCAGGGACGGCTCGAAAAGCTGTGGCAGATGCGCGCCCAGCGCGCCTCCATGATCGCCAGTGCCGGCACGGCCAAGCTCAAGCTCGCCACGGAAGAAGACTTCAAGTCGAAGTCGGTCATCGTCGCCGAGAACATCACCAAGTCCTATGGCGACCGCACGATCATCAAGCCCTTCTCGCTGCGCATCCAGCGCGGCGACCGGATCGGCATCGTCGGTGCGAACGGGGCCGGCAAGACCACGCTGCTCAAGATGCTGACCGGCGAAATGCAGCCCGACAGCGGCACGGTCGACATCGCCAAGACGCTGACCGGCGTGATGATCGACCAGCAGCGCCAGCTGCTCGGCGAGGACAAGACCGTGCGGCAGGTGCTGGCCGAAGGCGGCGACTGGATCGACGTTCGGGGGTCGCGCAAACACGTGCAGGGCTATCTCAAGGAGTTCCTGTTCGACCCCAAGATCGTCGATATGAAGGTCGCAGTCCTGTCGGGCGGCGAACGCAGCCGCCTGCTGCTGGCCCGCGAATTCGCCAAGGCATCGAACCTGCTGGTGCTGGACGAGCCAACCAACGATCTCGACCTCGAAACGCTCGACCTGCTGCAGGAAGTGATTGCCGATTACGAAGGCACTGTCCTCATCGTCAGCCACGACCGTGACTTCCTCGACCGCACGGTAACGATCACGCTCGGCCTCGACGGGACCGGCAAGGTGGACGTGGTCGCGGGCGGTTACGAAGATTGGGAAGCCAAGCGGCGCCAGCCGGTCTCCGGCAAGGCGAAAAAGGAAGATAAGGCCCCCGCGCCCGCCCCTGCCCCGCCGCCGTCCAAACCGACCAAGCTGTCGTACAAGGACCAGCGCGATTTCGAGCTGCTGCCCGCGCGGATCGAGGAGCTGGAAGCGGCCATCGCCAAGGGCGAGACAATCCTGTCCGACCCCGGTCTCTACACCTCCGATCCACAGAAATTCGCGACTATCAGCAAGGGCATCGAAAATGCGCGTGCCGAAAAGGACGCAGCGGAAGAGCGCTGGCTGATGCTGGCGGAAATGGTCGAGGCGCTTTGA
- a CDS encoding ATP-binding protein — MMAIAAVWIAVLLLGGGFALDRTLTRMVEKNFDDQLEYLLNAMLVVAEVGPDGEIYFNRPVGEPRFLEPNSGLYYQISAEGQEGYTSDSLEPSLSRSLWDSPLKLRQDHFDDDPHFYDSYQFAGEPLRIVERSVILPDSDARWTFAVASAREELDFQISRIRSILVWSFAALALGLLIMAALQSYYGLSPLRRVRAAIQSMRSEGANRITEPLPLEVEPLVEEINGLLAHSEKQAEEARMHAGNLAHALKTPLTVLTNAATANDPQLSDLVFRETKTMQRHVEHHLARARAVGRRASGHSRADVWPSAESVLRAVTRIYEDTRFDVDGNKQAAVSIERQDLDEILGNLIENAAKYGGGSVFVTIDADREGKDCTIWVEDDGEGIPPSERTRIFDRGARLDTGKPGTGLGLAIVRDVAEIYGGSVELGESEDLGGLLVSLTLPRAGG; from the coding sequence ATGATGGCGATCGCCGCGGTGTGGATCGCGGTGCTGTTGCTGGGCGGCGGCTTCGCGCTCGACCGCACGCTGACGCGCATGGTGGAGAAGAATTTCGACGACCAGCTGGAATACCTCCTCAACGCCATGCTGGTGGTGGCCGAAGTCGGCCCGGACGGCGAAATCTACTTCAATCGTCCCGTCGGCGAGCCGCGCTTCCTCGAGCCCAACAGCGGGCTCTACTACCAGATCAGTGCGGAAGGGCAGGAAGGCTACACCTCGGATTCGCTCGAACCCTCGTTGTCCCGTTCGCTGTGGGACAGCCCGCTCAAGCTGCGGCAGGACCATTTCGACGACGATCCGCATTTCTACGACAGCTACCAGTTCGCCGGCGAACCCCTGCGTATCGTCGAACGCAGCGTCATCCTGCCTGACAGCGATGCGCGCTGGACCTTCGCGGTCGCCTCGGCGCGCGAGGAGCTGGATTTCCAGATCTCGCGTATCCGCTCCATCCTCGTGTGGAGCTTTGCCGCGCTTGCCCTTGGCCTGCTGATCATGGCCGCCCTGCAGAGCTATTACGGTCTTTCGCCGCTGCGCCGCGTGCGTGCCGCGATCCAGTCCATGCGCTCCGAAGGGGCCAACCGGATTACCGAACCGCTGCCGCTGGAAGTCGAGCCGCTGGTCGAAGAAATCAACGGCTTGCTCGCCCATAGCGAGAAACAGGCTGAAGAGGCGCGGATGCACGCGGGCAATCTGGCCCATGCGCTGAAGACCCCGCTGACCGTGCTGACCAACGCCGCCACGGCCAACGATCCGCAATTATCCGACCTCGTCTTCCGCGAGACCAAGACCATGCAGCGTCATGTGGAACACCACCTTGCGCGTGCAAGGGCAGTGGGCCGCAGGGCATCGGGCCATTCGCGCGCCGATGTCTGGCCGAGCGCGGAAAGCGTGCTGCGGGCTGTCACGCGCATCTACGAGGACACGCGCTTCGATGTCGACGGCAACAAGCAGGCCGCCGTGTCGATCGAGCGGCAGGACCTCGACGAGATCCTCGGCAATTTGATCGAGAACGCGGCGAAATACGGCGGCGGCAGCGTCTTCGTCACCATCGATGCCGACCGCGAGGGCAAGGACTGCACCATCTGGGTCGAGGACGACGGCGAAGGCATCCCGCCGAGCGAGCGGACCCGTATCTTCGACCGCGGCGCACGGCTCGACACGGGCAAGCCGGGTACGGGCCTCGGCCTCGCCATCGTGCGCGATGTCGCGGAAATCTACGGCGGATCGGTGGAACTTGGCGAAAGCGAGGACCTGGGTGGACTGCTGGTCAGCCTCACCCTGCCGCGCGCCGGAGGCTAA
- a CDS encoding chorismate mutase, which translates to MTNAPAQDPVLAGYRKSIDNIDAAIVHMLAERFRITQAVGAYKAKATLPPADPSREQEQIARLRRLAEESELDPEFSEKFLRFIIDEVIRHHEQAREG; encoded by the coding sequence ATGACCAACGCGCCAGCACAGGATCCGGTCCTCGCCGGGTATCGCAAGAGCATCGACAATATCGACGCGGCCATCGTGCACATGCTTGCCGAACGGTTCCGCATCACGCAGGCCGTCGGCGCATACAAGGCCAAGGCAACGCTGCCACCGGCCGACCCTTCGCGCGAACAGGAACAGATCGCGCGCCTGCGCAGGCTGGCCGAGGAAAGCGAGCTGGACCCCGAATTCAGCGAGAAATTCCTGCGCTTCATCATCGACGAGGTGATCCGCCACCACGAACAGGCGCGCGAGGGTTAG
- a CDS encoding PepSY domain-containing protein, translating to MKRLLSSFLAVGLVAGPIVAAPLAAQSRSDQGEARKEMSAGRTLSLRQIEARILPTMGDAEYLGPAYDSVAVAYRLKFIRNGRVLFVDVDARTGRVIRRSN from the coding sequence ATGAAACGCCTGCTCTCCTCCTTTCTCGCCGTCGGCCTCGTCGCCGGCCCGATTGTTGCGGCCCCGCTCGCGGCGCAGAGCCGTTCCGACCAGGGCGAAGCGCGCAAGGAAATGAGCGCGGGCCGCACCCTTTCGCTTCGCCAGATCGAGGCGCGCATCCTGCCGACCATGGGCGATGCCGAATATCTCGGCCCCGCCTATGACAGCGTGGCCGTGGCCTATCGCCTCAAGTTCATCCGCAACGGCCGCGTGCTGTTCGTGGATGTCGATGCGCGCACCGGCCGGGTAATCCGGCGCAGCAACTGA
- a CDS encoding amidohydrolase family protein — protein sequence MGIRKFLAGMAMAVMASSASAQMQPVPDRQPGEAEGPFETLIVSGATMIEGSGAPPMGPVDIVIEGNRIAAIHGGGAPDAVKAGASRLLDARGMTVMPGFVDVHGHNGDPGKAAQPSYGYRLWLAHGVTSVRGVSFYFGPGQPDLTDAQRSAANTIVAPRLYPYAVFGDKWGRPAPTTQAGAREWVRWAKAQGFWGIKFFNSLMPDVFAAALDEAEKQGMGTVAHLAQPGVQRVNAKKAVELGLDGVTHFYGHFESLLSDNALVRYPEGYNYFDEQSRFAWVARLADQVVEPGSEEWDEYIDFLVESGVTLSPTFNIYSASRDVMAAKNRDWHARYSLPSLMDFYAPSATNHGSYYKDWSTEDEVAWRKFYRYWFDLTAEFHRRGGRVTAGSDPGYIYQTWGFAYIGELEMLREAGLSPLEVIRAATISGAEEIYEPRGEEPPMGTIQVGKLADLVIVPGNPLDNLKLLYGTGHTKLNYESGEIEQVGGVRWTIKDGVVYDAPKLLESVAAMVEAQKAQQPSGE from the coding sequence ATGGGTATCCGCAAATTCCTGGCCGGCATGGCAATGGCCGTGATGGCGAGCAGCGCGTCGGCACAGATGCAGCCCGTCCCAGACCGCCAGCCGGGCGAGGCGGAAGGCCCGTTCGAGACCCTCATCGTGTCCGGTGCGACCATGATCGAGGGGTCCGGCGCCCCGCCGATGGGCCCGGTCGATATCGTGATCGAGGGTAACCGCATTGCCGCGATCCACGGGGGCGGCGCGCCGGACGCGGTGAAGGCAGGTGCATCACGCTTGCTCGATGCGCGCGGCATGACAGTCATGCCCGGCTTCGTCGACGTGCACGGCCATAATGGCGATCCCGGTAAGGCCGCCCAACCGTCCTATGGCTATCGCCTGTGGCTAGCCCACGGCGTCACCAGCGTGCGCGGCGTCTCGTTCTATTTCGGCCCCGGCCAGCCCGACCTGACCGATGCCCAGCGCAGCGCGGCGAACACGATCGTCGCGCCGCGGCTCTACCCTTACGCCGTATTCGGCGACAAATGGGGCCGCCCCGCCCCCACGACCCAAGCGGGCGCGCGCGAATGGGTGCGCTGGGCCAAGGCGCAGGGGTTCTGGGGGATCAAGTTCTTCAACTCGCTGATGCCCGATGTCTTCGCCGCCGCGCTGGACGAAGCGGAAAAGCAGGGCATGGGCACGGTCGCCCACCTCGCCCAGCCGGGCGTGCAGCGCGTCAATGCGAAAAAGGCGGTGGAACTGGGCCTCGACGGCGTGACCCATTTCTACGGCCACTTCGAAAGCCTGCTGAGCGACAATGCGCTGGTCCGCTATCCCGAAGGCTACAATTATTTCGACGAGCAATCCCGCTTCGCGTGGGTCGCGCGCCTTGCCGACCAGGTGGTCGAGCCGGGCAGCGAGGAATGGGACGAGTACATCGATTTCCTGGTCGAAAGCGGCGTGACGCTCAGTCCCACCTTCAACATCTATTCCGCCAGCCGCGACGTGATGGCGGCCAAGAACCGCGACTGGCACGCGCGCTATTCGCTGCCCTCGCTGATGGATTTCTACGCCCCCAGCGCGACCAATCACGGCAGCTATTACAAGGACTGGAGCACCGAGGACGAGGTCGCCTGGCGCAAGTTCTACCGTTACTGGTTCGACCTGACGGCAGAATTCCACCGCCGCGGCGGGCGTGTCACCGCGGGCAGTGACCCGGGCTATATCTACCAGACCTGGGGCTTCGCCTATATCGGCGAGCTCGAAATGCTGCGCGAAGCGGGCCTTTCCCCTCTGGAGGTAATTCGCGCCGCGACTATTTCGGGCGCGGAGGAAATCTACGAGCCGCGCGGGGAAGAACCGCCGATGGGCACCATCCAGGTGGGCAAGCTGGCCGATCTCGTCATCGTGCCGGGCAATCCGCTGGACAATCTGAAACTGCTCTACGGCACCGGCCACACGAAGCTCAATTACGAGAGCGGCGAGATCGAGCAGGTCGGCGGCGTGCGCTGGACCATTAAGGACGGCGTGGTCTACGACGCGCCGAAACTGCTCGAAAGCGTGGCCGCCATGGTCGAAGCGCAGAAGGCTCAGCAGCCTTCGGGCGAGTAG
- a CDS encoding SIMPL domain-containing protein — translation MSRITVTAAAIAAIAAASPALGAEIQIAATGPVVELTVNEVVRTAPDVAGVGAGVTTRAATAQEAVRLNAQQMERLIDKLRSLGIARKDIQTSNFNLNAQYQYNNDGRQPTFVGYDVTNQLNVKLRDLKRAGEVLDALVGAGANNIYGPNFMLEDDKDAKQAARKAAFASGLAMAEEYARMSGYTGVRLLEVSESYQSYGPMMRGEGAIAVSSVSADATTQIEPGEVGTGVSVLVKYEMTR, via the coding sequence ATGTCCCGCATCACCGTTACCGCCGCCGCCATCGCCGCGATTGCCGCTGCTTCGCCCGCCCTGGGTGCCGAGATCCAGATTGCCGCTACCGGTCCGGTAGTGGAACTGACCGTCAACGAGGTGGTCCGCACGGCACCCGATGTCGCGGGGGTCGGGGCAGGGGTAACGACGCGGGCCGCCACCGCGCAGGAGGCCGTGCGCCTCAACGCTCAGCAGATGGAACGGCTGATCGACAAGCTCCGTTCGCTCGGCATTGCGCGCAAGGATATCCAGACCTCGAACTTCAACCTGAACGCCCAGTACCAGTACAACAACGACGGCCGGCAGCCGACTTTCGTCGGTTATGACGTGACCAACCAGCTCAACGTGAAGCTGCGTGACCTGAAGCGTGCAGGCGAAGTGCTCGACGCGCTGGTCGGCGCGGGCGCGAACAACATTTACGGCCCGAACTTCATGCTGGAGGACGACAAGGACGCGAAGCAGGCCGCACGCAAGGCGGCTTTCGCCAGCGGGCTTGCCATGGCCGAGGAATATGCACGCATGAGCGGCTATACCGGTGTGCGCCTGCTCGAAGTGTCCGAAAGCTACCAGAGCTATGGCCCGATGATGCGCGGCGAGGGCGCTATCGCGGTCTCCTCCGTCTCGGCCGACGCGACGACCCAGATCGAACCCGGCGAGGTCGGGACCGGCGTTTCGGTGCTGGTGAAATACGAGATGACCCGCTGA